The Euphorbia lathyris chromosome 2, ddEupLath1.1, whole genome shotgun sequence genome includes a window with the following:
- the LOC136218423 gene encoding phytochrome A-associated F-box protein, with the protein MTDATVFSKLSDDVVLTIFFKLEDDPRNWARLASVCTKFSSLIHNICFKAKCHNSMPYVLYDLLSDSDGVVPGGWSALYKLAVCCPGLLHAGVLLEYSDFGLERELGPNVNYHKSAKTLPPSSSTSCDGNSSATWSLYDDLYYDTLYDVSESQGGIADVGAVEVEETENCKRRERNRCMRSHLASGIWNLRREQGNKLLASRFRGDCLYISDWPGCVHMEEKRNYMLFRGIFKNFKRTRVWRAINDGNRSKLDLNCAFCGCNETWDLQAAFCLRRFFGYHEDGEPVVRAYVCENGHVSGAWTDLPLYH; encoded by the coding sequence ATGACAGATGCAACAGTTTTCTCAAAGCTTTCCGACGATGTTGTTCTcactattttcttcaagctTGAAGATGACCCACGCAACTGGGCTCGTCTCGCTTCTGTTTGTACTAAATTCTCATCTTTGATCCACAATATTTGTTTCAAAGCTAAATGTCACAATAGTATGCCTTACGTCCTCTACGATCTCCTTTCTGACTCTGACGGTGTTGTTCCTGGTGGCTGGTCCGCTCTGTACAAGCTTGCCGTTTGCTGCCCTGGTCTCCTCCACGCTGGCGTTCTTCTTGAATACTCTGATTTCGGTCTCGAACGCGAGCTCGGTCCCAATGTTAATTACCACAAATCGGCCAAAACTCTTCCACCGTCTTCTTCTACAAGTTGCGACGGAAATTCCAGTGCCACCTGGTCGCTATACGATGATCTTTATTACGATACATTGTACGATGTATCTGAATCACAAGGGGGGATCGCTGATGTAGGCGCGGTGGAAGTCGAGGAGACAGAAAATTGTAAGAGGAGGGAGCGAAATCGATGCATGAGGTCTCATTTAGCGTCCGGGATTTGGAATTTGAGGCGAGAACAAGGAAATAAGCTGTTAGCAAGCCGATTTCGCGGGGACTGCTTGTACATTTCTGATTGGCCTGGGTGCGTTCACATGGAAGAGAAGCGGAATTACATGTTATTCAGGGGAATTTTCAAGAATTTTAAGCGGACAAGGGTTTGGAGGGCGATAAACGATGGAAACAGGAGCAAGCTTGATCTGAATTGCGCCTTCTGTGGATGTAATGAAACCTGGGATCTGCAGGCGGCGTTTTGTTTGAGGAGGTTTTTTGGTTACCATGAAGACGGTGAGCCAGTTGTTCGAGCCTATGTCTGTGAGAATGGCCATGTCTCTGGGGCTTGGACCGATTTGCCCCTTTACCATTGA
- the LOC136218424 gene encoding serine/arginine-rich-splicing factor SR34-like isoform X2 — MSSRASRTLYVGNLPGDIREREVEDLFYKYGPIAHIDLKIPPRPPGYAFVEFEEARDAEDAIRGRDGYDFDGHRLRVELAHGGRGYPSSDRQSSHSSGRGRGVSRRSEYRVLVTGLPSSASWQDLKDHMRRAGDVCFSQVFRDGSGIVDYTNYEDMKHAIKKLDDTEFRNAFSRAYVRVKEYDSKRDFSRSPSRGRSRSRGRSESRSYSRGRSSSRSRSRSKSPKTKSSRRSPVRSRSRSASRSRSGSKPRSLSRSHSRSRSPPPSQQQRQKRTSPSPKKRSMSRSPSGSRSRSKSLSR, encoded by the exons ATGAGTAGCCGCGCTAGCAGGACTCTTTATGTTGGGAATCTGCCTGGAGATATTCGCGAGAGAGAAGTAGAAGATTTGTTTTACAAG TATGGACCTATAGCGCACATTGATCTCAAGATTCCACCGAGGCCACCTGGTTATGCGTTTGTTGAG TTTGAAGAGGCTCGAGATGCTGAGGATGCAATTCGTGGCCGAGATGGATATGATTTTGATGGGCATCGTTTACGT GTGGAGCTTGCTCATGGTGGACGAGGATATCCTTCTTCAGATCGTCAAAGTAGTCACAGTAGTGGGCGTGGAAGAGGAGTCTCCAGGCGCTCTGAGTACCGTG TTTTGGTCACTGGGTTACCCTCTTCTGCTTCATGGCAAGACCTTAAG GATCACATGCGACGTGCTGGTGATGTCTGTTTCTCTCAAGTTTTCCGTGATGGCAGTG GGATTGTGGATTATACTAACTATGAAGACATGAAGCATGCA ATCAAGAAACTTGATGACACTGAGTTTCGAAATGCATTTTCGAGGGCATATGTTCGT GTGAAGGAATATGATTCCAAGCGGGACTTCTCTAGGAGCCCTAGTCGTGGTCGGTCTCGTTCAAGAGGTCGTAGTGAGAGTCGCAGCTACAGTCGTGGCCGAAGTTCCAGTCGGAGCAGAAGCCGGAG CAAATCTCCTAAAACCAAATCTTCTCGCCGCTCGCCTGTAAGGTCAAGATCCAGATCTGCTTCTCGTTCACGCTCAGGGTCAAAACCACGTTCTTTGTCAAG ATCACATTCAAGATCAAGATCTCCACCTCCATCT CAGCAGCAGCGTCAGAAGCGCacaagtccaagtccaaagaAAAGGAGCATGAGTAGGAGCCCTAGTGGTAGCAGAAGTAGGAGCAAGAGCTTATCCCG GTAA
- the LOC136218424 gene encoding serine/arginine-rich-splicing factor SR34-like isoform X1 gives MSSRASRTLYVGNLPGDIREREVEDLFYKYGPIAHIDLKIPPRPPGYAFVEFEEARDAEDAIRGRDGYDFDGHRLRVELAHGGRGYPSSDRQSSHSSGRGRGVSRRSEYRVLVTGLPSSASWQDLKDHMRRAGDVCFSQVFRDGSGTTGIVDYTNYEDMKHAIKKLDDTEFRNAFSRAYVRVKEYDSKRDFSRSPSRGRSRSRGRSESRSYSRGRSSSRSRSRSKSPKTKSSRRSPVRSRSRSASRSRSGSKPRSLSRSHSRSRSPPPSQQQRQKRTSPSPKKRSMSRSPSGSRSRSKSLSR, from the exons ATGAGTAGCCGCGCTAGCAGGACTCTTTATGTTGGGAATCTGCCTGGAGATATTCGCGAGAGAGAAGTAGAAGATTTGTTTTACAAG TATGGACCTATAGCGCACATTGATCTCAAGATTCCACCGAGGCCACCTGGTTATGCGTTTGTTGAG TTTGAAGAGGCTCGAGATGCTGAGGATGCAATTCGTGGCCGAGATGGATATGATTTTGATGGGCATCGTTTACGT GTGGAGCTTGCTCATGGTGGACGAGGATATCCTTCTTCAGATCGTCAAAGTAGTCACAGTAGTGGGCGTGGAAGAGGAGTCTCCAGGCGCTCTGAGTACCGTG TTTTGGTCACTGGGTTACCCTCTTCTGCTTCATGGCAAGACCTTAAG GATCACATGCGACGTGCTGGTGATGTCTGTTTCTCTCAAGTTTTCCGTGATGGCAGTG GCACTACAGGGATTGTGGATTATACTAACTATGAAGACATGAAGCATGCA ATCAAGAAACTTGATGACACTGAGTTTCGAAATGCATTTTCGAGGGCATATGTTCGT GTGAAGGAATATGATTCCAAGCGGGACTTCTCTAGGAGCCCTAGTCGTGGTCGGTCTCGTTCAAGAGGTCGTAGTGAGAGTCGCAGCTACAGTCGTGGCCGAAGTTCCAGTCGGAGCAGAAGCCGGAG CAAATCTCCTAAAACCAAATCTTCTCGCCGCTCGCCTGTAAGGTCAAGATCCAGATCTGCTTCTCGTTCACGCTCAGGGTCAAAACCACGTTCTTTGTCAAG ATCACATTCAAGATCAAGATCTCCACCTCCATCT CAGCAGCAGCGTCAGAAGCGCacaagtccaagtccaaagaAAAGGAGCATGAGTAGGAGCCCTAGTGGTAGCAGAAGTAGGAGCAAGAGCTTATCCCG GTAA